DNA sequence from the Pseudoxanthomonas sp. genome:
GCCTCGCCGGCGTCTTCCAGTGCGTGGCCCAGCCACAGCGCGATGCCGGGATGGTGCGGCGCCTGCGTGGCCGCTTCGCTCAACGCCTGCGCGGCCTGCATGTGCCGGCCCGCCAGCCAGTGACTACGGCCGAGCCGAGCGAGCGCTTCGGGATGGCGCGGGCGCAGAACCAGTGCGCGCTCGGCGGCGCGGCGTCCGGCGTCGGCATCACCGTGGTCGAGTTCGGCATCGGACAGCATTACCCAGGCGATGAAGTCCTGGGGGTTCTGCTGTACCTGCAGCCGCAGTTGTGCGCGCTCCTCGCGCGGGTTGTCAGCGGCCATCGCCCTTTCCGGGGCCAATGCCGCACGTGCTGTGTGCAGTGGAAGGGGGCGCGGTGATCATGCGTGCAGCCTAGCGATAGGCGAACCTGTGCGACAAGCCGCGGATGCGCGGATCTCCGACTGTGGGAGCGACGTCATTTGCGATCTCGATGCCTGTTCGCGACTGACGTCGCTCCCACGCCAGGGAAATCAGCGTTCACCGCCACGCTCAGAGCGGCAGCCGGAAGCGCAGGGTGCCGTCGTATGGTGTCCAGCCCATGGCGCGGTAAAGCGCCTGTGCGTTGGCGTTGTCGTGGTCGGTTTCCAGTTCCAGCCGCAGTGCGCCATCGGCGCGGGCGAAGTCAGCGGCGGCCGACAGCAGCGCGCGGGCGACGCCGTGGCGGCGCGCCTCCGGCAGCACCAGCAGATCGTTGAGGATCCAGACGTGTCCTGCGCTGACGGAAGAGAACGCGGGATAAAGCTGGACGAAACCGACCGCATCGCCTTCGAGTGACGCCGACAGGATGACCGATTCGCCGCGCGTCACGCGCGCCCGGATGAAGTCCCGCGCCAGTCCCGGGTCCGATGGCTTGCCGTAGAAGATGCGGTAGCGGTCGAACAGCGGCGCGATGGTGTCGACATCATCGACGGTGGCACGGGTGATCAGGAGGCTCATCGTGGATTCCTTGGGGTGCGTCGCCCGGGTTCGTGCTTGTGCGAGCTACGTGGCCCCGGCCTAGCTCGATATCGTCATCCCGGCCTGACCAGCCATTCGGCTGTTGAAAGCCGCCGGATGACGACACGGGAAGTGTCCGGGGACGGCGTTCGATCAGGCCGCTTCCGTCAGGCGCGCCAGTTCATCGGCCAGATGCTCGCGGCTCAGCCGGTCGATCAGCTCGTCCAGGTTGCCCTGGATGATATTGGGCAGGTCGTACAGCGTCAGGCCGTCGACCCGGTGGTCGGTGATGCGGCCCTGCGGGAAGTTGTAGGTGCGGATGCGCTGGCTGCGATCGCCACTGCCGACCTGCAGCTTGCGTGTCTCCGCCTGCGCGGCCTGCTGTTTGCTGCGCTCGGCATCGAGCAGCTGCGCCTTCAACCGCTTCATCGCCTTGTCGCGGTTGGCGTGCTGGCTGCGCTCGGTCTGGCATTCCACCACCACGCCGCTGGGCACGTGGGTGATGCGGATGGCGGACTCGGTCTTGTTGACGTGCTGGCCACCGGCGCCGGACGAACGGAACGTGTCCACCTTCAGGTCGGCCGGGTTGATGACGATGTCGTCCACTTCGTCCACGTCCGGGATGATCGCCACCGTCGCCGCCGAGGTGTGGATGCGGCCCTGCGATTCGGTTTCCGGCACGCGCTGCACGCGGTGGGTGCCGGACTCGAACTTGAGCTTGGAATAGGCACCGCGGCCGACCACGCGCGCCACGATCTCCTTGTAGCCGCCATGCTCGCCGGGACTGTCCGATTCGATCTCGACCTTCCAGCCCTGCCGTTCGGCATAACGCGCATACATGCGGAACAGGTCGCCGGCGAAGATCGCGGCCTCGTCGCCACCGGTGCCGGCGCGGACTTCGAGGAACAGGTTGCCGTCGTCGCGATGGTCCTTCGGCAGGAGCAGCAGCATCAGTTCTTCGTCGAGCTGCGCCAGCCGCTGTTCGGCGGCGGCGATCTCCTCGTCGGCCAGTTCTGCCAGCTCCGGATCGCCGCGCATCGCGCGCGCGGCGGCCAGGTCGGCCTGTGCACGCTTTTCCTCCGCCATGGCGGTGGCGACCGGCTCCAGTTGGGAGAACTCGCGCGAGAAGCTGCGGAAGCGATCGCTGTCGCCGATCACGTCGGGGTCGGCGAGCAGGCGTTCCAGTTCTTCCCGGCGTTCGGCCAGCGCTTCGAGCTTACGGCGCAGCGTCGGCGTCATCGTCTTTCTTCAGGTGGGAGTAGGGCGGCTGCGCCGGAAACAGGCGATCCGCCGCGCGGGTCAGTTCCGCATCGCCGCTCATCGCCGCCTCGCGCAGGGCGGCGGTCGGCGGATGCAGCAGGCGGTTGGTCAGCGTGTGCGCCAGGAATTCCAGCACCTGCTCCGGCTCGCGGCCGTTGGCGAGTTGCTGGCGTGCCTTCGCCAGCACGTCCTCGCGCGTGGACTCGCCCAGCGCGCGCAGGCGCTTGAGCGGCTCCTGGCGGGAACCGGCGAGCAGGCTTTCCATGAAGCGGCCGACCTGCACGTCGATGATCGCCTCGGCGGCGTCGGCGGCTTCGCGCCGGCTGCGGCGGTTGTCCTCGACGGCGCGTTCCAGGTCGTCGACGGTGTAGAGGTAGGCATCGCGCAGTTCGGCCACCGAGGCTTCGATGTCGCGCGGCACGGCCAGGTCGAACAGCAGCATGGGCTTGTGCTTGCGCTTGGCCAGTGCGGCGGCGACCTGCGCCTGCAGGACGACCGGTTCGCGCGCGGCGGTGGCCGAAAACACCACATCGGCTTCGGCCAGGTGGCGTTCCAGTTCGGTCAACGGCAGCGCGTAACCACCGTGGCGGGTGGCCAGTTCCTGCGCATGCGCCAGCGTGCGGTTGGCGACCAGCAGCCGGCGCACCTTGCCTTCGCTCAGGTGCTTGGCGGCCAGTTCGATGGTCTCGCCGGCGCCGACCAGCAGCACGGTCGACTCGCTGAGGCGGGCGAACGAGTTCTGCGCCAGCCGCACGGCAGTGGAGGCGACCGAGACCGGATTCGCGCCGACGCGGGTGTCGGTGCGTGCGCGCTTGGCCACGGCAAAGGTCTGCTGGAACAGGCGGTCCAGGCGGTTGCCCAGCGCGCCGTGTTCGCGCGCCGTGGCCCAGGCGTCCTTCACCTGGCCGAGGATCTGCGGCTCGCCGAGGACCATGGAATCCAGTCCTGTCGCGACCCGGAACAGGTGGCGCACGGCGTCGGCATCGCGGTGGCGGTAGAGGTAGCCCTCCAGGCCTTCCGCATGGGTCGCCAGCCAGCTTGCGAGCACGTCGCCATCCTCGGCCACCGCATACAGCTCGGTACGGTTGCAGGTGGAGAGCAGGGCGGCCTCCATCACGTCGGGCAGCGCCCGCAGCGACGACAACGCATGCGGCACCGTGCCGGCGTCGAATGCCACCCGTTCGCGCAGGTCGACCGGCGCGGTCTGGTGGTTCAGTCCGAGGACCCACAACGTCATCGTTCAGGCGCTTGCAGTAAGCTGCTGGCTCATATCAGGGCCGCCATTTTACGGCCGACGTGACGTTCATGCCCGAAATGATTCGCCGCTGGGTCGCCGTACTCGTTTTCGCGCTCGCCGCACCGTCCGCCATCGCCGCGACCGCCGCCCCGCCTGCGGACACGCGCGACGATGCGCTGGCCACCGTGATGGCGGGCGAATTCGCCCTGCAGGCCGGTCAGCTGCCGGAGGCCGCCCGCTGGTATCTGGATGCGGCGAAGCGGGGCGACGATGCGGGTCTGGCCGAGCGCGCCACCCGCATCGCCCTGCTGGCCAAGGACGATGCGCGCGCTGCCGAGGCGATCAAACTGTGGCGGGCCCGTTCGCCGCGTACGCTGGCCCTGCGTGGCGCCGAGGCGACGCTGGCATTGCGCCAGGGGCAGGGGCAGATCGCGCGCCGGGAACTGGCGGCGCTGATGAAGGAGTCCGATGACCTGGGCTGGCGCTATGCGCTGACAGCGCTGGGCAGCGGCGGCAAGGACCCGACGCTGGCCCCGAGGCTGCTGCGGGAGCTGGTGGACGAGGGCGCCATCCCCGACAAACTGCCGCCGTGGCTCGCCTTCACCGGGCTGGCCCAGCAACTGGACCAGCCTGCCCTGGTCGAGCGGATGGTCGGCGACGTGGTCAAGCGCTTTTCCGGAGAGCCGCTGGTCGACCTCCTGCAGGCCAGCCAGCTGCTGCAGGCCGACCGCAAGCAGGAGGCGCGCGCCGTGCTGGACAGCTTGCTGCCCAGGGCGGCGACCGATCCCGCCCTGCGCCTCAAGCTTGCCGAGGAGTACGACCGGCTGGGCGATCCCGTGGCCGCATCGCGCGCCATGGGGCAGGGGCCCCAGGACACCCTGACCTACGGGCTGCGTGCGCAGCTGCTGGCCAAGGCCGACGACAAGACGGCACTCGGCGCCCTCTACGAAGAACTGAAGCAGGCCGGCAAGGACCAGCCCACGCAGTACAGCCCCGACCGGCGCCTGCTGCTCGGCCAGATGGCCGAATTCCTGGATCGCCATGAAGAAGCCCTCGGCTGGTACCGCAGCGTGCCGGCAGGCGAACAGCGGGCCGAAGCCCGGCTGCGGGCGATCAAGACGCTGTTCGACCTGAAGCGAAAGGACGAGGCCTTCGCCGAAGCCCGGGCCCTGCAGGGCGACGCCAGCGTGGAGGACGGTACCCGCCGCGA
Encoded proteins:
- a CDS encoding GNAT family N-acetyltransferase gives rise to the protein MSLLITRATVDDVDTIAPLFDRYRIFYGKPSDPGLARDFIRARVTRGESVILSASLEGDAVGFVQLYPAFSSVSAGHVWILNDLLVLPEARRHGVARALLSAAADFARADGALRLELETDHDNANAQALYRAMGWTPYDGTLRFRLPL
- the prfA gene encoding peptide chain release factor 1 — translated: MTPTLRRKLEALAERREELERLLADPDVIGDSDRFRSFSREFSQLEPVATAMAEEKRAQADLAAARAMRGDPELAELADEEIAAAEQRLAQLDEELMLLLLPKDHRDDGNLFLEVRAGTGGDEAAIFAGDLFRMYARYAERQGWKVEIESDSPGEHGGYKEIVARVVGRGAYSKLKFESGTHRVQRVPETESQGRIHTSAATVAIIPDVDEVDDIVINPADLKVDTFRSSGAGGQHVNKTESAIRITHVPSGVVVECQTERSQHANRDKAMKRLKAQLLDAERSKQQAAQAETRKLQVGSGDRSQRIRTYNFPQGRITDHRVDGLTLYDLPNIIQGNLDELIDRLSREHLADELARLTEAA
- the hemA gene encoding glutamyl-tRNA reductase; its protein translation is MTLWVLGLNHQTAPVDLRERVAFDAGTVPHALSSLRALPDVMEAALLSTCNRTELYAVAEDGDVLASWLATHAEGLEGYLYRHRDADAVRHLFRVATGLDSMVLGEPQILGQVKDAWATAREHGALGNRLDRLFQQTFAVAKRARTDTRVGANPVSVASTAVRLAQNSFARLSESTVLLVGAGETIELAAKHLSEGKVRRLLVANRTLAHAQELATRHGGYALPLTELERHLAEADVVFSATAAREPVVLQAQVAAALAKRKHKPMLLFDLAVPRDIEASVAELRDAYLYTVDDLERAVEDNRRSRREAADAAEAIIDVQVGRFMESLLAGSRQEPLKRLRALGESTREDVLAKARQQLANGREPEQVLEFLAHTLTNRLLHPPTAALREAAMSGDAELTRAADRLFPAQPPYSHLKKDDDADAAP
- a CDS encoding tetratricopeptide repeat protein codes for the protein MPEMIRRWVAVLVFALAAPSAIAATAAPPADTRDDALATVMAGEFALQAGQLPEAARWYLDAAKRGDDAGLAERATRIALLAKDDARAAEAIKLWRARSPRTLALRGAEATLALRQGQGQIARRELAALMKESDDLGWRYALTALGSGGKDPTLAPRLLRELVDEGAIPDKLPPWLAFTGLAQQLDQPALVERMVGDVVKRFSGEPLVDLLQASQLLQADRKQEARAVLDSLLPRAATDPALRLKLAEEYDRLGDPVAASRAMGQGPQDTLTYGLRAQLLAKADDKTALGALYEELKQAGKDQPTQYSPDRRLLLGQMAEFLDRHEEALGWYRSVPAGEQRAEARLRAIKTLFDLKRKDEAFAEARALQGDASVEDGTRRDAYLMEAELRQQDGQDAGELDVFARGLAAYPDDLALLYSRGLAWERRDRIDHAEADLRRILVIEPDNVAALNALGYTLADRTTRYREALELIDRARAAAPDDAAIIDSYGWVLYRLGRNAEALVELRRAFTLQKDPEIAAHVAEVLWVMGQKDEARRFFEEARKLDPDNRSLLRALEKTGA